GGAACCGCTACTTGTATGATTGATGGAAATCCACTTACCAGCACAACTACTTTAGCTTTTGGTAGCCGGGAAGTCAGCAGCTTTGCGATGGAAAGAATTCCTCCGGCAACTTGCTCCGCCGTGTGTTCGTGATTGTTAGTGCCCACCCACACCACCACAACCTGGGCGGAATAAAACAAGGTTCAAAATACACGTAAAATGCTATCGGGTGTGCACAGGAGGGCAGCCGAGACCAACCTTGGGCCGGATATTCTCCAGCTCTCCGTTCTGAAGCCGCCACAACACGTTGCAGGTGGTGTCCCCACCAATGCCAAAGTTCATGGCATGAAGTGGTGAGAACAACTCCCTCCAAACCTGTACAGACAAGTCAGCTACTTTGAgtaattgttttcattgtttggtCTCCAGTCATCTACAcgtcatggaaaaaaatacgcAAAACTTCTGACTTTGTAACTCACCTCAAACTGCTGCATTAGTTGTACCATAGAATCCCCTATAAAAAGCACATCTGGTTCTCCATCCTTGCACTCTTGCACAAATCGGGTGTGCTGAAAAATGATAGACAAGACTTGGTCAGAAAAGGCATGTCATTCATTTGATGTGTTTTTTGGCAGAATTGTACAGTAAATCTGTCATGAAATCAAAATGACAAATCAATGACTTTGGGATTATGGAAATAGGGGTAGGAGGCAGATCTGGCATTCAATGAGTTTAGATTGCTTCTCCTAGTGTGTGCTAGCACCACCAACCTGTGACATCCACCGCCCATCTCCTTGCACATCTTCTACTGGCTGAGCCACTGCAGCAGGGTTGAAACCATCACCGTCGCCACTCATCCTGCAGAACAGACATCATACCCAATTCAACCCCTGAATAAAACCACCGATTCCCATTAAAACCTGCGCAGAATCTACGTCATTTATTTAAGGACCAACGCATCAGTACCAACTAGCAAACACACATTAGCAGTGAAAGCAAAAGATTAACATTGCAGCAGCAGCGTGGCCTAAAAGACACCAAGACTGCTTTCACTTTCAAGGATACagtttacaaaaataaacaataaaatgcaCAAGTGGCATTAAAAGGGGCGATCTATTCCAACGAATGGGGTTATTTGTCGTTAGCTTGTTAGCGAGCTAAACGCTGGATATCACGGCAGCTGCGCCTGACAGACACGGAATGTCCTCGCTTTTGACCTAAAACGCGGAATTATAAACCGTTTTGATGTAGGGTTGTGTAAAAATGTCTACCTGGCAGAGAGAAGAGCGTCGATTCTCGAGCCGAGGCTGACTTTTGTACTTGACAGCTGGCTAACAGTTGAGGAGGGGATGCTCGCTAGGGTAGCATCAAAAAGGCTCCAAGCTAGGCGAGGACAACAAAAGGCGTGTCATGAAGGCAACTACCAAAGATCCTACTTTGGAGAGATGGACTGTAAACTAACATTGCGATATAGTGCAGGCAGGAAGTGAAAACCCAttgcaaatgaaacaaaaatcgattttaaaacatgttttaatcctTGTGCTCATGTTAGGAAATGCAAATTAATTATTGAGCAGGTGCAGTCACGTCTTGATACTAATTTACTAATATAACTGGCTTAgtaattcatgtatttattttagtaaTGTATGCTGCTGCTGtgaaaattaaatattgaattgaatgatttttgtgTCATTAAATATGATATTTAAAGAAAGATATGTTTTGTTACCATATCACCGTCGTTCGCTGCCAACCCTTCCTAATGAAATTAATTGGACTTCACATTAATGCTTAGATATATGTAGTTGTATTATATAATCATTTGAGCCACTAGGTGgggctaaaaaatacataaggtatttgtattttgtgtgaAACAAATATTGAatcaaaggaaaacaaaagaaaataatcacGAATATTCAATCCCAATGAGTCCAATGGAGGAAGTGGAGCAACAGGTTTTGCAAGAAACACCGCCCATCAGGTGTGTTCTTGTTCGAAGAGGTTACGCGAGATTTGCACAATCGGGGGTGGGATTGAAATGGTCTGAATCGGAGTTTCACCTCAgcaacttttccttttttcgggttgtttttttccaccaagaTCCATGCCTGCCCGCACTATCCGTTCACCAAGGGACTGTCCAAGTTGAGATGTTTGTCAGTCTCGTGTGGTCCATATGGATTCTTCTCCTGGGGGCGATCGTGCTGTCAGGTAAGAAGAAATGCAAAGTTAAAGGTGAAAATGTCGCTCTTTTTACCTGGAGAGCGACTCTGATGGTGCGTTCATGCTcgtgtttttattgttgttactTTTGGTTTCCACTATGCAATGTGGTGTTGCCACGTAGGTAAGaactgtaaacaaacaacaacttGAATGTATTAGTTAGTATTGTTCTCTTTTGTAGCAGATCTGTACAGAAACTAACATTTCCCGGACATTTTGAATAGGATCTGTCTACAACTTTTCTTTACCTATTGACAAACTTTTGAACAGCACATCTAAAAGATGGCCATGTTGATCAATTTGATCAACTTAAGTGGATGATTGTTTAACCAATCAGTGCATGGATCCATAACAAAGTATCGATTGACAAGTTGAGTTCAAATGTACTGTGTTTTTCTTCAAACAGTACATACAATTTGATTATCTCCCCTTAAAGATGCtataaaattggatttttcttgATGGAATCACTAGAAATTCCTCAATTATTCCACTGTCTGCTCTGTTAGAATGTTTCTGATTGTTGTCATGGATACAAGCGACCTTGGGACTTTGCAACAATCATTAACCatgctcatttttttaaccctttggtTCAGGAGTGGCAGGGATTGAGATCTACGCTCCGCCTCAGGTGGAGGCGGTTAACGGAACTGCGGTCAGACTCAAGTGCACCTTCCGCTCCACTCGTCCGGTATCGGCCGAGTCCGTTCATGTTTCCTGGAACTTCCGTGCTCTCAATTCCAAAACGGAAGAGTCGGTAAGCAGAAAATGAATCTATGGTCCATTTGAGTCTAGGCTTTTTGTTGCAACTATTTTTTGTTGATCTTTGAACTCTAACTGAGAACAATTCCATGTCTGGTAGGTATTCCACTATCAGGAGGTAGCATACCCGCCTGTGAGTGGCCGCTTTAAAGGCCATGCTGTGTGGTCGGGAGATATTGGAAGGAATGACGTCTCCATCACCCTGCACGAGGTGCCCCCAACGTTTAACGGCACGTATATTTGCAGCGTGCGAAACAACCCAGACGTGCACGGGAATAGCCAAGAAACTGTCCTCAGAGTCGTCACCTACGGTAGGCCTGCAGTGCAATAAATATCGAGTCCTATTGAAGTTTAACAGGTTAACATTGCTACCATGTTTGACCAATGTCTAGGTGGTAAAGGTTACTTTGAAGGATGTACTGAagtattttgtatgaaaaagtaGACTGGACAAGGAATGGCTCAAACTGTCTGgtctttgtttttacaaatgttATCTTTGCTCTCTCCAGCTGGAGTTGACGCATGATAGTGTTCAACCTTCTCCTCTAtcgtctgtttttgtttttgtttctcccCAACAGCTTCTCTATCCGAGATCAGCATGCTGGTCATAGCAATGGTTGCCGCCAGTGTGTTTATCCTGATCATCCTCAGTATCGTCTTGGCCGTGAAGATTCGCAAGAGACGGTTGAGGGACGAGTTGGAGGACCAGGGCGAGGACCAGGGTGAGGGTGAGGGCGAGGACCTGCGCGAGGGCGAGGACCAGGGCGAGGGCGAAGATCCGGGCGAGGACATGGAGTTGAGCTCACCGAAGCCCAAACGCAAGGACCCGACCGTGTGGTGAGGGGTCACAGGGGTCGCCGCCCCACTCCTCATTTTCCTCTGGGGACCGTTGTGGCTACTTTTTGACTATCAGGACGCCAATGACAGTGGTTTTCCTGTCCTCATCGCTCCTCCAATGTGAAATTTAGGAGATTTACTTTTTAGCCTGCTATTGCGGTGTTGGATGCAATGAAATAGAgagttggccatttttttttagcatatatTTGCAAATGTCTCTGTCTAATGTAAATATGGAATTCTACTTTTAATGGTTTTTGGATGAAGTGATCTCAATTCAGTTGTCCATATTTGTGACAAAACTGAAACATCTAGAAACCCAATCCCACACAATCctaatctggttttggttttatCTGGTAAATTCCTCCTTCTGTGGTGCGCTCTTTGGGTTCAAGCTGACAATTCTGGGTATAATGACCTTTCCTATTCTTTTGCTGAAAAAGCTTCTTTtacggtgtgtgtgtgggggcggctgtgtgtgtatgttaatgcACAATACTTTTGTGCATCAGTAAACCCGAAGAAGCGCTTCACCTGACTGTTGTGAACGAGAAACTGGAAGTTGATAGCTCAGATGATGAAGCATTTGAGCCCAGCAGTGGAGATGATGACGATGAAGATGGCAGccaagaagaagaggatgatgatgacgacgatgacgacgacgctgctgacgatgatgatgattgaATGTGCCAAAAATGCAAGGTGGACATTTTTCTCATTGTTGGGCCCGTCTTGTATTTGTTATTGTCGTCTGGCTTTTTCATTCTGCATTTTCTCATAATAATCGCAGCTCAATGCGCACTTTTCCGTagttaaattatatttagaCATATCACTatctcctcacttaccttccATCTTTCTACTAACCACCATTTTTCACATTAGCAGTAGCTTTAATTCCCCAAGGTCAGTCCTCTATAATTATTCTTCCATTAAACATGCCAAGCATTTGTTTACTTCTGCATACTagtattttaacacaaattttgtACTTttctacatcttttttttcagcagtATGTTATTTGTAATTGGAATAAAAGATTTTAAAGTAGTGTGGaatgcacatgtgtcaaagaaCCACTTCCCTTATAGAACACCTGATTGGTGTAAAAGTCTATTCTGCGGCCTATTCTGGAATAGCTTCCCCATCCTTGGACTCTCGGGTGTAGCCCCCTTATAGCGctgtttgaaaatatattgtatgCAGTTTTGGGTTAGATATATAATTCACTGCATAGCTATGAATGCACGCCATGCGGTAGGAATCGACCCCGGGGCTGCACTGCAGAACTTTTCCTCATCACAAACACTCTGACAAAAGagcctccacacacacaccgagTCAGCAGAGGAGCTGCTGGGgtgggagagggagggagggagggaggatgcAGGGGGAAGGTGATGGAAGGGAGACAGGTGGCACGCTGCCAGCTTAGAGGACGGGCAAAAGTTGGGAGTGAGCTTGAGGGGAGTCCAAGAGGAGGAGTCAGCGGCTCAGGGGGGGTCTCCAAGCCGTGGCGGCATTTCATCTCTCCTCGGCCGCTCCTGCATCGTGCCAGTCGCCGCAGTGAGAGTGCGGACCGACCGGCCCGTTCTCCTTGAATGAACCCtgacgacgacaacgacgacgCAGTGCCACAGTGGGCCGCCGACCCGCTCTGCTCTGAGGGGAATTCGGAACCTGGGCAGGTGGGTTCACGTTTGGGGGGTGActctttggactttttttttatatttgctgttgttttgtgtttttgatggaGTAAAAGGAGGTCTGAAGGAAGCCCAGGTGAAGATCTGGCTTGGATATGGAGGCCCACGGGATCTGGGTTCGAGCCCCGAGGTTGGGCCTTACGCAGTCGGTTTCTAACCTGATCGTCACAGCGCTGCTTGGTAATGTCCGTTTTCCTCCTATGACCTCTATGTATTCACGTTAACTCCtgtatttacattatatatagGGTATTAAAATTAATATCAACCTTtagcaatggacgtccaatccatgaaGACATTCCGCGACCATTCAATTTTTTCATACCATCCTTCCAACTAGATCACATTGCCCAACACGACTCGATATATTTTCCATGgctcatatttattcatttttctatgATCAATGAAATTTGATAAGCCGACTTCTGGCGAACGGATGTGGCCAGAAACACGCCAGCGCATTTCCATTAACGCACATTACCCTCTCGCTTGTTTTCAATTATCCCAGAATTCCTTATCGACGCAGTTAATGCGATGGTACCTCTGGGTGCATTATATAATACGTCCAAATAAAGTACAATTTACATGTCGAAAAATGTCAGTCTTAATTCAAGCATCCATTGATGGACTGATTAATATGATTTTCCTTTCTAGTAGTATGAGTGGTACATGTAGTCTAATTGTAAGCAGGCAGGGGAGGTGTTGGTAGGGCTACACTTACTTACTGTTACTATTTTTGCAAACTCACCATGCACCATAGAATGGAGATAGTGAGAGTGCGATGTGAAGGAATCAATAGCGGTCGCTCACATGCGACCTCCTTGCCTCTCCACATTTGCTGCAATGATGCTTGACCTTTCTTTgaccttgttgttgttgttcttctgGCCAGATGGGGAAatataaaatgacttttttttataagaagGCACTTttgcaacgttttttttttctgcgtcATCTAGTGCACctgcgtgcgtgtgtgcaaTTCTGGACAGCTTTGTCAGCACGTCCTGGGATGGAATAAAATGCTAGATGGGAGCATTAAAACACAGATGGGGAAACTTGGTTAATGCATGGGGGGTGGAAAAAATATGGAATGAGGGCAGATTGAGGTTCGCGTGGTGGATTTTTTGTGGTCCTGTAATTCCGAGGCAGTATAAAGGAAAATTTGATATGCcagattgttttttaaatataatgtattatttgtttttaatgggccctgatgcATTGGAGTGTTTCCATTGATTTTATATTCCTTAAATTAATTGTCTAATAGGGACAAACATGAAGTGAGGCAAAGAGtggatacaaaatatgataatattTTATGGGGGGTTGGGAGCCGGGTGCGGCTCAAGAGCCACGTGTTCGGCAAAGAAGCTAACTTTCTGCTAACTCATGATGTAGTTGTCAAAGACAAAATCACCTCAAATTTGAGGCACTTTCGTATTAGCAATCTTAATGctgtttttctctctccatgTTTTGGTTAAAACTATTTTAATCTACATTTTTTGCAGCGTGATATATTTCTCCCATTAACAGTGAACATAGCTCATTTGTTCATAGTTACATTTTGCAGCAGTGCAACATGATATGCTATTTGTGTTCTGCAACTTACTGGCAGTCTATTTTTATGTTTGGAGAATAAATGATCTTATAAAATAGATGTTGCTCTTCAGTTTTGGCGTCTACTCGAGCCTTGGAGATGAACGTCGGCAAGATTCCCTTCCTGGAAGCCGTCAACGGCAGCACCGTCCTCTTACCCTGCACTTATTCCAGCTGTATCGGCATCGAGAACCTTTATTTCAGGTGGCAGTTTAGCGAAAATGGCACCATGCAAACGGTAAGTCATCTTTTCTTCGACTATGACAGAGTTTGTGATGACCCTCAATGGATTTTCTCTTTAAGATATGCGATGCTGTG
This portion of the Stigmatopora nigra isolate UIUO_SnigA chromosome 19, RoL_Snig_1.1, whole genome shotgun sequence genome encodes:
- the pafah1b2 gene encoding platelet-activating factor acetylhydrolase IB subunit alpha2 is translated as MSGDGDGFNPAAVAQPVEDVQGDGRWMSQHTRFVQECKDGEPDVLFIGDSMVQLMQQFEVWRELFSPLHAMNFGIGGDTTCNVLWRLQNGELENIRPKVVVVWVGTNNHEHTAEQVAGGILSIAKLLTSRLPKAKVVVLGLLPRGERPNPLREKNAAVNDFLRSWLPRLAQAQFLDVSAELVHSDGTVAPQDMFDFLHLTSSGYRAVAKPLGDLLLQILEETPEERRASLV
- the LOC144212782 gene encoding myelin protein zero-like protein 2 — translated: MFVSLVWSIWILLLGAIVLSGVAGIEIYAPPQVEAVNGTAVRLKCTFRSTRPVSAESVHVSWNFRALNSKTEESVFHYQEVAYPPVSGRFKGHAVWSGDIGRNDVSITLHEVPPTFNGTYICSVRNNPDVHGNSQETVLRVVTYASLSEISMLVIAMVAASVFILIILSIVLAVKIRKRRLRDELEDQGEDQGEGEGEDLREGEDQGEGEDPGEDMELSSPKPKRKDPTVW